A window of Streptomyces sp. NBC_01241 genomic DNA:
TTGGCGTAGTCGCCCAGCAGGTCGGCGGAGCCGCGTTCGATGAACTGGTCGATGAGGTAGTCGGCGATGCGCTCGACGTCCCGGCTGAGCCGGGTGGTGTTGAGCCGGCCGAGGCTCTCGGTGACCGCCTTGCGCAGCCGCAGGTGTTCGGTGCCGTCCGTGAACAGGCAGTTGGGCCGGTACGCCATCATGGGCACGACCGGGCTGTCGAGCGGTACGCGTCCCTCCCGCAGTGCCGCCCACCGCCGCGAGTCCCGGGCGAAGTAGGAGGGGTTCTGCAGGACCCGGAGCGCGGCCTCGTGCTGCACGATGAGGGTGGCCTCCACGCCGGGGGCCAGCTCGATCGGAGCGGCGAGCCCGTGCGCCCGGAACGCGTCGTACACACGCTGCGGATCGGACGCGAACTCCGGTCCGTAGAGGGACGTCTGACGCTCACCACGCATCGGGCACCCGGTGGGGGCGCTGTACGGGGTGGCTCCCGGCGACGAGTCCATGTGTGATTCCTCGGTGTGATCGCGGGCCTCGCGGGACCCGGACGGAGAACGGAGAACGGAGATCGGGCCGCCCGCCCCGTTCGTACCGCGGGCGGAGAACGGGGATCGGGCGACCCTTTACGTGGGTACCGGCGGCCGGAGAACGGGGGTCGGGCCATCCGTACCGGAAGACGGCGGGCGGAGCAGGGTCAGGCCACCCGGGCGAGCAGGTGCTGGACCAGGGTGATCAGGGCCTGCGCGGACGACTTCTCGTCCCGGGCGTCGCAGTACACGACCGGGGTGTCCGGCAGCAGGTCGAGCGCTTCGCGCAACTCGTCCTCGGCATGCCGGGAGTACGGGTCGAAGCTGTTGACCGCGACCGCGTACTCAAGCCCGTACGTCTCGACCAGGTCGATCACCGGGAAGGTGTCGGCGAGACGGGCCGGGTCGACCAGGAGCAGCGCGCCGAGCGAACCCCGCGCCATGTCCTCCCACAGCTCGACGAAGCGCTGCTGGCCCGGCGTACCGAACAGGTACAGCACCAGCTCGTCGCTCAGGGTCAGACGTCCGAAGTCCAGGGCGACCGTCGTGGTCACCTTGCCGGGCGCGCCGCGCAGATCGTCGATGTGCGCGCCGGCCTGCGTCATCCGCTCCTCGGTGCGCAGCGGAGTGATCTCGGAGAGGGTGCCGATGAGCGTCGTCTTGCCCACGGCGAAGTGTCCGA
This region includes:
- a CDS encoding GTP-binding protein, with amino-acid sequence MDSTSGSAESIYVSDAVQRAAKILVVGHFAVGKTTLIGTLSEITPLRTEERMTQAGAHIDDLRGAPGKVTTTVALDFGRLTLSDELVLYLFGTPGQQRFVELWEDMARGSLGALLLVDPARLADTFPVIDLVETYGLEYAVAVNSFDPYSRHAEDELREALDLLPDTPVVYCDARDEKSSAQALITLVQHLLARVA